In the genome of Carya illinoinensis cultivar Pawnee chromosome 13, C.illinoinensisPawnee_v1, whole genome shotgun sequence, the window TTAAAATGGTTGGGATCCCTATGATGTCTAAATGTAATTGTTACTCTTTGGGCCAGATTGAGGACCTTAATCATGTTCTCTGTACAGGTGGTTTTGCTAGACAAATTTGGCACATGCCTGATGTTCAGTCAAGTGTGCATATGAGTGAGTTCCGTACTTGGAAAGAGCAAATTAATTTCTGGTTTCAGTGTGTTGGTAAATCGACTTAAGTTCGGACTATTTTTGGTCTCCTTCCCTCCATTATCTCCTGGAAGTTGTGGGGAAGGCATTGCAAAGCCAGGTATGATGGTAAGATTGACAAGGTTGAGTCTATTTGGCATGCTATTATGCTTTGAATCTGTAGAATTAAGCAattgaatatgaaatttttaaggTTTACTAGCCAGGATGTTGTCATTCTAAAGAGGTTGGATATAGTGATTTCAAGTCCTAAAGCAAAGAAGGTTTCTATGGTGAAATGGATCACACCCTTGCCGAACTGGGTAAACTTAATATTGATGGGAGCAGTTTGGGAAATCCTGGTCCAGCTGGGGTTGGGGGTGTCATTCATGATGCAAGTGGTAAGATGTGTgcggtttttttattttcctaagGCCAGAGTTCTAATAATTTTGCAGAGCTTAGAAGTTTGCTGGAAAGTGTCAGGAGGTGTTGTCAACTAGGTTATCTTTGGGTTCATATTGAGACAGATTCTCAAATTCTTATTAACTGGATCGTTAGTGGAGAGTATAAGACCTGGTATCTTGAGGACTATTGGGATGAGCTTCTAGCTTGCCTTCAATGTTTGGATTATATAGTGAGTCATGTCTTTTGTGAAGGAAATGTTGTGGCTGATTTTCTTACAAAACAGGGAGCTAGGGGACTAAATATAGATTGGATTGAAGATAGAGTTCCTCCCCATAAAAGAGGACTATCAATAAAGTTGAAGTACCATCatcttcttaaaataaaaaaaaataaaaagttttaaaccGGAGGAAATTAAGGATAAATTAGATACCCTCTAACCCTGTACTGATCATTTGTCAGTGAAAAGTAATTATCAATATGAACCTATCCACATAAAGTTGAGTTTCACTCTCTTGTTTTCATAATCAAGAAGtgctagatctaagaaaatatcttattaaaataagtttacaaattaacatgttttgatataatattttggatctattttacaacaaaaaaacactttacaatctaacatttCATATCAAGCAAcataaattataagattttgttttttaaagatCCCTTTGTTTTTCTTCACAGCCAACCCATGCACAACCCTCGACCCTTTTGTTCTGAGTTAGGAGTAACTACGTACCCACCAAGCCAACAAAGAGCAACTCAACAATAAGCATACGTACGTTttggtttgcttgtttttagTAAATCAATTTTCTAACATATTCTTTAGGTATAAAATCCGTCTAAATTTGTAGGAATAAATCCACGTTGCTTTTAAACcttgtttgagagagagagagaggaacaacCTATATATGATTTACTTTAGTGCATATAGAGTGGTGCAGGGCCTGCATTAGGATGGGCCTTACGAACACTATAATAACTgttatcattttaatattaactAATTTTAACATTGTCCTTTCCTTTTAAAATATAAGTGCATTTTCTAACGAGTAGTATTACACTCACCGAGGGTATAGCCCGCGAATGGGTCTCAATTAAGAACGCTAAATGCCTctctttttttacatattttttttatatccttaaatattttttaaaaaattcacaatattattaaaaaaacatttctttaattactaagtaaaaataatattgcattgCATGGGAGGCCATCCCGGGACCCATTCTCGGGACAAGcagcattttccttcttctaaGACCGATGTCTTTTGAATCATGTCATTTTCACATGATCTTCTAATGTCATTTTCAGGTTTCTTAATTTGTTGTCGAAGGCATTCTAGCTAGTGAtctattaagtaattttttttcctatcgtTAAGTATTCATTACTCAAGAAGAGTATAGTAGACAATTTCTAAAGAGCTCCAAATTAAGACGGATGGTTATGCGCGAGCTAGACTCACTTGCACGTGAGGTGGCATTTTTTTAGGaatgaattataaaatatattttgagtaTGAATAATACTAGATACATGTTTAAAGTATACAAATCTTATTcaagttttttagttttattaggtACAAGTAAGTTTCGTGCACTAATTTGCgcatctataatatttttttattttaaaaaaataaaaatagaattttaagagaaaaagaaaatctcatatctcataaaaattatttctattttcaattcacatCGTTTCGTTAAATATATGCCTTACATATCAATATTGGTGTACGAATTGGTGCATTAAACTTGCTTGCAAGaagatttttcttaatatatacttaattatcttttatttctctTACGTTGAGTTTGGATGTTAAGGTGATTTCAGATGATATGGattgatatgtaaataataatattttttaagtctttaaatgtaaataaattgatatatatatatttaaatatatgaaataaatttatataagtttAATTCTTGtgtaaagtttaaaaaaaaaaaaaaaaaaaagtgaatcccATCAAAGATATACGATAGGATAAGGTCAAAATACCTGtttaaaacaaataacataATAAGAAAAGTACTACTTTAAGTAAAGTTTATGGTAGAAACTGCTTATAAAACTGTGCAAAAAATGGACAAAGTCCATAGTTGGCAATGATAGATATTGTCATAAATTCAACATCATTGCATATTTTGCTAGCCAACACGTTTCCATGATCAGTTTGGAAGCATGCACACATATGCCTTATTTCCCCcacattaattatttatatataaactattacaaATTCTTATACGCCAGCCATCGGGTTCACGTTTTGTCGTTTGGTTGACAATAAAGACTTTGCATGTGATATATGATGAAAGAGGGATGCTATACATCATCTCACatcatacattttatatattaaaatattattttttattttattcttattaaactaattgaattattttatttatcatccacacattacatatttattatagaaaaaataaaaaaaaaaattaaaataaatgtcgTGTGTAAAGTGTGAgaatgacaagaagaatttttcataattaaaagGCCTTTTTTGAGCCCTTTTCGAAGGAGAACATTATTACTTGGGAAACAcaatttgttttgatattttcattatttaataacAAGAAGTCTACACAACCTCTTATTATTCACACAACCTCCacacaccatattttttttaatttttattatttttttcttttatcaaatatttaatatataaataatgaataaaggaattaaattaatttaagaagaaaaaattcaaaaaaaatattaaaatatttaaaaattttgaaaaatgtggtGTGTGGAGGTTAAGGAGGTTGAGTAGCATTGCTCATTTAATAAAGTGATTCATTATCgcgctatatattaatatataattttttattttttatctttttattcaaataaatatatttacatattaatattatatgtatatttaaacaaaatggcAAATCATAAATTTGTGTGTGGTGTAAAGGacgataaatagaattttttttaaatgatatatttCCTACAATAGTTTCTCTCTGTTTGTACTTTTTctcaaacaaattattaaataatataatatttaaatgatatgaagaaaaaatagataagctgatatctggtatattgtaaaagtcagtatgtaaaatagaaaaaataaattttagtgatgtattttaaagaatatgatAGATAAACTATTGGGACTGCTCTAATAATGGATACCGCAAAGATAAGCacaattaataagaaaaaaatattaaatatatttaagaaaatttaataaatttatcactttttatttatctaaattttttaaataaatggtgATTTTATGTCCGGATTTTAAATCCTATTTCTGCCTCGCACGTGAGAGGCAAAGGTAATTTTACAGTACAACAAAcgccaaataaaaaaatgaatgaaagcaTAATAAAGGATGTAAGTGGAAATAAAGAGATTGAGGTTGAAGGGTGaagtattttacttttttttttttttaaaaaatatgattttcataaGATCTTATGTAGTAATATTAAACATtaggtttataaataaaatataataaataatttttaatcatttaatagtatattataaaataataaataaataaataatgagtaacatcattatatttttcatcGTATGGTACCATACCAGTACGTAAACCAtgcaattaattattttagactTTGTTACAACCTCAAACTCATCTTCACAGCCATCGTACTCTACTCTTCCATTCTTTCCCGCTTGACAGACTTGCCTCTTCGCTATCTTGTTCACCTTTTGTTGAAACTTGAACCTGCGCGACATATAGTATTGAAGAAAAGTAGCAGATAGCGTGTTTGAAGTAATTCTTCTTTGAATGATATTACTTTATAGAGTATAGCTTCAGCCTTTTCTTACCTACCATACAGTGACCATTCTGGTTCTATTTTCAAAGTTATTTCATGCTATTGTATGCAGTATGCCATGCCATCTGTGCAGTTGATTGGACATTTAATTCTTATGTaactataattaaaatatttataatactttactttatcattattattatatttttctttactcCAATTTTTCAGATAGGCAACAGCAAAGAGAAAGTATAGTATAAATATTGGGACCACAcaaatatttctattatttttgtaGTCTATCTGTCCAAAAGCTTTCCAAGCTGTGGTGGAGTGCTCAGCCAGCGTGACCCGTTTCCCGTTTCCTTCACAGGTTGTGGGGGCAGAGTAGTGGTCCTGTGCTTGGTCCTGTACTGCAGCATCTATTTCCGGAATAGTCTCCCGCGATCCAAGCATTATAGGAGAAAGCTTGAGGCTTGATCGTAAGTGAGTTTACGACAgtggttttgtaaaaatatctgtAATTTGATATTTACTTCACAAAAATGATAGTTTTAGAGCATGCGATCTTTAATAAAGTGATAATCTAATTCAACATATTTGGTATGGGCATGCAAAATAGGATTTACCTCTAAATTATCACACCGTGTGAGattcatttagaaaaatatCCAATTTCTTAAGAAAAGACTAGAGCCACAAAAGCTCTCATACAGTATTAGCAATTTCCTTATACTCGACTTCAGTGGAATGCCGagttatggttggttgttttttgGAATCCCACGATATTAAATATGagtcaaataaatataaaatccacTAGTAGAATTTCGATCGTTAGGGCAACCTACCCAGTCAGCATCGAAAAAGgcaaataaatttcatatagaAGGATTATAATGAAGACCAAAATGCTAAGTAAGATTAAGAtacctcaaaatttttttaacggCTTGCCATTGGAATAAGTGTGGATAATGCATAAACTAACGAACTTTATtaataacaaaagaaatatCTGGCTGAGTAAAAGCCAGATATTGGGAGGCTGCCAACAATACTCTGATAAAATTGAGGACCCTCAAAAGATGATCCTTCAAGTGCAGTGAGTTTAACTGATGATGACATGGGAGCGGTGACAGTTTTAGACTTATGCATGTTGGTCTGAATTAAAAGATTCGAAATATACTTAGATTGAGACATGCTTAAACCCGTGGAATTCCTAGACACCTCTGTACCAAGAAAATAATGTAAAGGACCGAGGTCCTTGACAGAAAAATATGCACCAAGAGCAGCAATAAGCAGATCCAACATTCTGTCTAGAAAGTGTAGAGCCATCGTCAATGCTAACTTGGTCAGTGCCAGTATATGGAATGGACTCAAGGTTGAGGTTAGAGAACTGATAGGTAAAGTGGTTGATGGTGGGAACCAGTCGGTTGATGGGGCACTGAGGGGGAAGGGCGGTAAAGTTAGTTATAAGGGAGGAGGGAGCTGAGGCTTGGTATGCATGGTCAAAACGGTAGTAACATGAGAGAGCTGTATGACCATGCTTGTGGCAAACTTGACATAGAGGACGAGTGTCACGTCGATTAGAGAAAAAATTATGGGGTTGGCCACGTCCACGTCCACGGCCACGCCTTCCACCTCTCGAGTTAGGGTGTCGACCTCTGTTGGAGGACCCTGATGACATAGGGACTCTCATGCTTGTGGCATGTGCTACAAGACTTGTGACTGAAATCAAAGATTGAGTTTGGTGAGCCAATCATGATTcatgattaaaaagaaaactataGACCTAAAGGGAAGATAATGGTTCTGGTCTATGGTAATGGAGGTAACAATGGACTCATAGTCTGAGCCAAGTCTTATCTAGAGATAGATAGAAAACTGAGAGGGAGATCAAGGATGGACTGCTGCGCTAAGAGAAGCAGCCAGCGAAGTGGCCTTGTGGTAATAGTCCGAAATGGACTATGAGCCCTTCTTGAGTGTAGCCAACTAGTATTGAATTTAGAGTATGTGAGTAGAGGACTATGCTGCATACAGATTTTGGAGAGTGTTCCAAACATCTCGTGAAGTGGCACACTCAAGAATATGGGACAAAACTATAGCAGACAACGATGAATTTAGAGTTGAAATAATTAATTGATCCTGCAAATAATTAATTGATCTGGTCATCGACTTTGGGAGGGGCATAGGAATAGTCCCATCcactaggggtgaaaaccgacctcATAGGCGTGGTTTTTGAGTAAAACTGACGCCAACCAATGAGATGAAATATGCCAGAGCAACCAACCGTAACTAGTTgatggggaggaggaaaacTATCCTTATCGACTCTGGCAATTCATGGTCAGTTCTCTATTCCCCTAGCGGCGCTGGttctctgagagagagagagagttacagaggggagagagagagagagagagagagagagagagagagagagagagagagagagaggatgagaaATGGACGTGAATcgggaaagaagaagataagGAAGAAAAAGCTGCACACATATAAACGACGCCATTTGGTTTTAAATCCAACGGCGTCattctacttcttcttcttttttcgtttCTCATAAATAAAACGACGTCTTTTGGTTTAATCGTTCAGATGTGTTTAAAATAGAATTGAAGGCTTAACGTTCCACTTAAATTTAAGTAGAACAACATCgttttatatagatataaattaaaaataataataataagtatatGCAGTtggccggttcagcggtttgagTCGGCCTCAAACCGCTGACCATTCTAGCTTCagccttttctttcttattataCAGTGACCATTCTAGGCAACAGCAAAGAGAAAGTGTGGTACAAATATTGAGACCACAcaaatatttctattatttttagagTCTGTCCAAAAGCTTTCCAGCTGTGGGGGAGTGTGCTCAGCCAGCTATCGTGACCCGTTTCCTTCACAGGTTGTGGAGCAGAGTAGTGGTTCTGTGCTTGGTCCTGTGCTGCAGCATCTATTTCCGTAATATATAGCAACCAGAAATTAGACAATCTACTTTTTGGATTAAATAGCTTTGGTCCTAAAACTAGTGCGTACAAACTTcacaaaataagaaatatttcatattataGTAATTTCttgtgaaaaattaatttagaaatcaAGGAAAAGTGACTGGATTTCCTATGTGAAGAcgaagcctttttttttttttttcctatgctTGTAACTCAAAAGCAAGACTTGATTTGTTTACCTAACTTAAAATTTGTCTCGCTGCGTTTATGTTGTTGTTGTGAAGtttgaaagagaaagagagcgGGGGTGCGAGAGAGAAGCTTATCTTCCCATGGATATACAGTGGTGTTTTCGTTCTCTCATCTATAAGAGCATGCTCCTAAAAATTGAGAGAATGGAGAAGATGATCAAGAGTTCAAGAAATATACAAATGTTTTCCCTCTAATGAGATTATGAGGCTTGTATGTATTGGGACTTtgagttgaaaattttattatgcTCTTTTGTACTCCatgtttgaatagtgaattcCTTTAAGATCCGGCAGTGAATGTATATTATTATTCAAGCCAAACCACTTAAATCCTAATATCTTGTGTGATTgctgaaatttatttattatctttttatgcTTCATTTCCATCTTAAAATCTCCATTTGTCACAACAAAAGACAACATTGAATTGAAATTAAAGAAAGGAGTGGAACTagaatttctaaatttttggaaAGCCGTTCATGAGTTTACAGTACCATAGaagatatattatatgataagataaaagtATCACATGATATCTGTACTCCGATAGTACCTAATAATTACTGAGCACCAACTAGGTGAGAAATAGTCATGGTGGAACATGTTAGGTTcaatttacaattttttcttCCCTCTCCTCAAATAAAAGACGTTATGGGGCATGAAAATGAcaagacaaaattataaaagcTTGATAGTGGTATTTGGAATGTGAGGAAAAGAGATGGAAAGCGCAATCATAACTCGCACAATGTGGTCCGAATTGCGCAAACCAACGCTGGAAAGGTATACATGTATACCCATCATTTCTATCTACTTTATACCCAAGTTGGGGGGCTTCTGATCAAAACTTCATTGCCGCGAGTCATCAGGCTCGATCTGTTCGGTGGATCGATCCAACAGATACacattttccattcatcacgGACATGATGGTCATAAAGAGAAACAGCAGTAACTTTGCAAAATGGGTGCATGATTTAGTTTAAATTAGTTGTTGTTTTCTTCCTCCAATCATACGTATATTACTATGTTACGATTGTACAAATTCCACAATAATCcgatttaattatatacaagtaCTCATGCATGTCTAAATATATGCATAATGAATATGGCCACAAAGATATATAAGATGCATGGATTTAATAGCGATATATATTGGCCAACTACCTTCTTCTCCCGCTTGAAAACTCTTAAATTCTTAATAGAAAATAGAGCATTGCTACTATGATATTTTAGCTATACTGTTCACTTGATTATCTCATTCACGTGCACTGTGGTGCCATGTGacttaaaaacattaaaaagaaatattcaaaataaaatagtgTCTGTAAATACAAGAAGAAGACTGAAGCTCTAGAAATCCCTCTATTcctttatatttgtattttaaatttgtatttgtattttttaataaataataaaaaaagagtagTATATTGATCAAGTAGCATAGTAACATTTCTCTCTAAGATATCAAATATCACCAGAACTGGCCAGCAACCGATCAGACCAGCCACCAGAGCACAGAACCGGCAAAGAACCAGTTGGCGAGTGAGAGAATTTGAGGGAAAACCAATGTCAGCAGTTCAGCACCACTTTGAACCCTTAAGAAACCGCTGAACTTGCTGatcctttttatttgtttatttatttttgaatatatgtatataaaaccGCGACATTTCACTTAAATGAGTGAAATTGTGTCGTTTTACCAAgtggaagttaaaaaaaaaaaaacatatagaactcgtCATTTTGAATTAGGTTTAATTAACACCCCCgaccctcttcttcttcttccttgcaTACAGAGTATTTCATCTGCAACCCTAAACCCTATGCCTTAAACTCACTCAACAATAGACGTGGCATCCCTCCTTCATCAAAGAGACGCCAACGACAAACCAAATAATCGAACCATGCAGCGTTGAGATTGGTAATATCGATTTTCTTTCCCCAATCAACCAGTTTCGACCGATGCTAAGCTCTCGTGGTAGACATTAGTGGGGTCTCGATATGGCACTGTGATTCTGAAACCATCAATGTACACCCCTAAAGAATAGcacatgattttgaaaaatagtaatttataattattttacgattatttataattctattattaaatattgtaaaattaagattcatatttaatattttaacgtaattacataattaactaaTTGTTTAATAGGTTGTAATAtaactttaatgaaattataaatGTATTATTACTTAGTACCCGGTTATGCCTCTTcactttcataaaattttttatcttatcttatcttatcttatctcacaattacaatttttctaaatttttacacaaaataaaaaaaacaattcaatttttcaaatatcaaaataaaaataatattaaaaatatatattctaataatattttattcaacttttaattttaatgtcaactcatatcatctcatctgaaaAAACAAACGAGGCAATTTTGAGTTCTCAAGTTTTAGTTTAATTAATCGCTAAGTTAATGCTTATACTCAATATTTAATACTTATAGagttaaaaaattgaaaggaaTTCAGGATGGGCACACAAATAAAGTattaaattaagtaaatatgCTTACATTTTCTTACTAGATTAGGGCTTTTCATCCAGGTCAGATTTTTTGAAACTCAGATAACTAAGTTTTCGGTTACGGGTTCTGGCCAAGAATATATCTGGGTCGATATCCGTACGAGTAAAACcggtttaattttaataaatatatacttttatataaaGGAAAGTTGCTCTTTAActtgaatttttcttaaaaagtctttaatataatataggcaatttttttgaaaaaaaaattaggctaTGAAATATggactaaaaacaaaaaaaataggtATAGGCTGGAATCTGATTTCCATATTGttaaaatttggattaatttgaATTCCAAATATACCCGAGTACCCAATCCGATATCCGATAGAACACTCCTATGTAATCACGTGATAAGTTATCAAACCTGATAGATAAAAAAACTGTACTAATTAAAGAGAATAAACAAAGTAACAACCAAAATATCATTCCAAATACAAGTCTGGTTTCTTTCTCGATCGGAGCATTCCAACCACAAATTTTTCTAGATTAAAACCCACATTGCTCTACTTTGGTGACGTAGGCTTGCTTGTAAGACGTGTTTATGGTAACTGAACATAGGGTCCAGCAATAATTAGCCATTTGATTCCTTTCCCAGCCTGCAAATGGAGCACTACTCTTGACTGAAAAAGGCCTTCAATGCTCAATTTAAAGAACATCGACTTGGATTTACGGGCAGGTAAAGTTGCCCGTACTGTACAATTCGAAGATGCTTCGTTTACGTTTTCAAGGAAATAAAtgcattttataaatttagttgtTTTTAGAATTTCTTATTTCTTGCTGTAAAAAGATGTTTTGAGATActtaacaaattttattataaaaatatttaggtaaatttatttttataacatgtaAAAAATTCTCCGACAACTTACCATCAAAACGAGTGAATGGCCGGGGTCCTCACGATTCATTAATCACAGATCTCATCAGAGGTAGCAATCTTGAGTGCTTGTTCAAGGTGGTGGGCCGTGTCCGGTGGGTGTGCCTCCAATCTGGGTCTTTCCGGCAAAACCCACCGTCCTTCGCCATTCCTGACCATGCCTTTGTTCTCATCCTGCCTCCAATATGGAGGTACCCCATATTCACTCCTCAAAAAATCACAGCACTTGTTGACTAGGGCTATATCCCTCTTCGTCGCCAACCGAAACTCCTGTCCCTTCCCGTGGTAGCCGTCGACCAAGTGTAAATGAACCTCCAAATTATGCGCACAACCAAGATCATTAGTCGTCTTCAGAAACGGGCTCTGAGTGTGATCCAATGCAAGTTCCACCCCAACATGAGCATAACTCCATGGAAATGACATAGCATCCTCTACATACTTCTGGAACTGGAATTTCTCGTTTGCAATTATCCCAGGTACAGTTGGCACCTTGTCGTGCACATTTGTCACTCTCAGTACCTTAACTCCGAGCTCATCGCATCTTTCCTTGAACTTGAGGTTGCCCACTCGAGGACCCGAAAAGGAGTAAACCGTGATGGGAATCTTGGTTGCAAAACCAGCACCATCACGTACAATGTTGAGCTTCATCTCGGCTATGTCATAAGCGCTTAAGATAGCTAAAGCAGCTCCAAGACTATGCCCCGTCACTGTAATGCTTATTTCTTCTCCTCTGTAGTAGTCCAGAAGCCGCTTGATTTCGGCTAGTACTTGTTCACGAGCTGAGAATGAGCAATACTTGCAGTTCTCCTCTTTCTTGGTGTACAAGTCGTAGAAGCCTGACTCTATCTTGATCGATGGGTCTCCACGAAAGTTCGCCGGGTGGAGAATATCTTTGAGATCACATACCCATTCGAGGAACGTCACCGTGCCTCTCCATGCAATGACAATTTCGCGCCGCCCCAGCCGTTTGATCTCTTCCTCGTCGGTGGTAACCGCCACGTAGCCCATCCAGTTTGCATGGGTGCTCCAAACGCTGCTCATCTTGGATTTTTGGAAGAAATTGGGGAGGTTGATGTTTGAAGTTGCGTATAAATACCGGCTGATTTTGTAGCCTTTGTCTTCCATGTCGAGCTTTTCGAAGAAATTGGCTCCTCGATATTTGCATGTGCCACAGTACTTGGAGTGAGGATCGAAGTCGAAGGAATCGTAGCAAGCTTGTGCGAATTCTCCGTACCGGATGATTTCTTGTCGGAGGTGGGAATTCATGGGGTCCAGAAGGCCTTCCCAGTCATTGCAGCCCTGAATTTCCTTCCAA includes:
- the LOC122292653 gene encoding phospholipase A1-Igamma3, chloroplastic; its protein translation is MASLLTPLNQPISTLRPRSPGLLPRYNLKKTQNLGLPEKPFSPNYKPTIGTKCSTVSSLIPKLDEPSTLVFEEQDRPLCEIWKEIQGCNDWEGLLDPMNSHLRQEIIRYGEFAQACYDSFDFDPHSKYCGTCKYRGANFFEKLDMEDKGYKISRYLYATSNINLPNFFQKSKMSSVWSTHANWMGYVAVTTDEEEIKRLGRREIVIAWRGTVTFLEWVCDLKDILHPANFRGDPSIKIESGFYDLYTKKEENCKYCSFSAREQVLAEIKRLLDYYRGEEISITVTGHSLGAALAILSAYDIAEMKLNIVRDGAGFATKIPITVYSFSGPRVGNLKFKERCDELGVKVLRVTNVHDKVPTVPGIIANEKFQFQKYVEDAMSFPWSYAHVGVELALDHTQSPFLKTTNDLGCAHNLEVHLHLVDGYHGKGQEFRLATKRDIALVNKCCDFLRSEYGVPPYWRQDENKGMVRNGEGRWVLPERPRLEAHPPDTAHHLEQALKIATSDEICD